CTCAGTACAGTGTGTAGTCATTACGCACCTTCTCACCTGACACTAGTTTTTGTAAATACAGATTAGAGATCAAAGGCAAGTCAGCTTTTTAAAGGTAGCACCTGGGTTCCAGTGGCTATTGCAGAGTGTGTGACATATGGGATGAAAGTTTTGAGTGATATAAAATGTTAATCACTAACCCTGGCAGAGTCAAACCTTTTAATCTTTATTGCAGTTTTCTAAGGAGAGGCAGGTTATGGATAACACCCCGGAAAAACTGAAGAAAGAGTTAGAGGAAGAGCTGCTGTTGAGCAGCGAAGACTTACGTAGCCATGCTTGGTACCATGGACGCATTCCTCGGCAGGTATGTCCCTCCTGGGTCTTCCCTTCACAGATAAAGCTGTGGGATTTCATATACAGACACAGACAGGTCAACACTGGAGTGTCTCATACAGTCTGCATGAGGTCACCAATTCAATAGAAACAGAATGCCTTCCAGTGTGAGAGAAGAGCGGTGTCTGATATTGTTTACTTAATATGCCTTGGTGAGAAATGAGACTGAGGGAAGAAATCCATTGTTTCTTATactttaacaaacaaaaaaaatcatccaaTGAGGAAAGGTAAGAATACTCCTCTGTGCTATAGACAAGAGCTACACTCTGTCCCCTAAAAATTGTTGTTCAGCTGCTGGCCTGAATTTAAATTAGTATGATTATCCAGAATTGGAAAAATGTTCCTATCTTCTATCTGTCTTGAGTTTGAAATTATAAAAGAGCATACTAGTAGTAACAGTAGTACTAATAATTAATAGTTATTTGGAGTCGCTATCTTTTTATTTTGGTCTTCTACACCAAAAACATCACGGGCTCCCCCTGCTGGCTCATCATCAACATGCACCTGGCAAACACTGTTCTTGCAGTTATGAGCTTTCCTGGGGCCATCAGCAGATGCTGAAAATCAGGGAGAGCAGTCAGAAGCAGGCAGCTCTGTGGTTTGAAAATTAATGTTTGTCAAGTGGGAAGGACCAGCTTGGTTCAGAAAGAAGCAGGGTTTTTTCAGCTTTTATGTGCATACTGCAAAACAGAGAAGAATATGTGAAACCCATTTTAAGAATAGCTCTTTGTCTCTCTTGAAGTAACTGGAAGTAATAACTAAAAGACAAATTCTGGTTGCCTGCAACAATGTCCTCtaaaagtgtgtatgtgtgtgtgtgtgtgtgtgatatcaaAAGTTGTGTTATGTACTCCAGTATTCTGAGTAACTTAATTCCCCTTCGCAGATGAGTTTCTTTTGACAAATTGGGGAAGTATGCACACAAACATGTGAACCTCATTCTCTGGCCCTGTCCTAGAAGGTCCTCACAGACTCCTCTTGTAGAAAGTCTGTGAAAGGGCCTCTGGATTTTAGAAGGAGCTCGAATTAGAGAGGGCAACATTCTGCCCCACGCTTTTCCTCCATCCTGTCTTTTCTGGTTTTAAACCGGTGCTCACAGAGCAGCCAGAATTGGGCCCTACATTTAGGATTAAATAACAGGACTCTAGTGATGTGATACTAGCCCAGGCTGAGTATTCCCCTTCTAACTCTGaatgtggggtttttgttttgtatgttttctcTCTAAGGTGGCAGAAAGCCTAGTTCAGAGAGATGGAGATTTCCTGATTAGGGATTCTCTCTCCAGTCCTGGAAACTTTGTTCTTACCTGTCAGTGGAAAAACATCTCTCAACATTTCAAAATCCACAGAACAGTCCTCAGACTCAATGAAGCCTACTGCCGCGTTCAGTATCAGTTCGAACTTGAAAGTTTCGACAGCATCCCTGGGTTAGTGAGATGTTATGTGGGGAATCGCAGGCCAATATCAAAGCAGAGTGGAGCAATTATTTTTCAGCCTGTCAACAGGACCGTGCCACTGAGGTGTCTAGAGGAAAAGTACGGAGTATCTCCAGCTCGACAAAGAGAATGCAATATCACTGAAGGAAAAACAGAGACTGCAAAAAGGCTGAGCCTCAGTATATATGGCGTGCAGTCCCAGGAGCACAGCTTAACCAAAGGAAATCTTTTAAGGTACTTTTCTCTTGTTCCACCATCTTCCATAAAGGGGAGTTAAgaacccaatcctgctcccactgaagtcaatgggagttttgtcctcCTACTTTCAAGGGGAAAGAATCAGGCCTCACAATCTCCTTTAATAACTCatttttaagggcctgatccaaagcccagtgaagtcagtaaaaagactcccactgactccagtgagcTTTGGCTCAGGCTATAGAGGACTAACAGCTGTAATAAAGAGCTTTAAGGTAACTGTCTTCAATTATATTAATGTAAAGCACAGAGATTACTGATGCCATTTGAATATGGCAGCAGCCCAGCTAAGTACAGATATTCTAACAAGCTAGATGAATGGTGTAATCAGATTTTGAAAAAACATGATTTGGGGTTTTTGCAGTGAGATCCGTTTCCTCAGCGAGATGGTGTTTGGGCTCTGCAGCGCTGGTTCCTTTCACTCACACTGGTGTGAATCAGGAGCCTCGCCACCGAAGTCAATGGTGTCAAACCAGAGTGAGTGAAATTGGACTAGTCTCTGTAAATACAATAATGGTGCAGTagcttagaaataataaaaatgctAAACTTAAATTGaagattaaaaaaagtaaaaggttTGTTGTTACTCTCAAGTTGAGCCCTTTTTCTTTTGCTGCTGTGAAGAAAATGCCACCAGTGGGTTAAGatagttaaaaaaagaaagtgagaTGGACTAAAATAAAGTGCACTAGTAAAGCTGACTGTTTGGAAGGAGACAGCCGATGGATTGTAGTTCTTCATTACTGCCCAATTCAGGTGTTGTATTGAAAAAGTCTTAGCATGCCAACAAAGAGGGAACCAAACTGCTCTAGCAACCTTCTGACTATAAAAATTCCAAATCATTGTCTGAGATTCTCGCCTGGATCCTGGAATCTGATCTACTCAGCTGGACCCCTATGCCTCTATGGAGCCACCTGACTTGAATGggactctgggggaggaggggctagcCCATGAGGTGTCGCAGCgaagtcagtgggacttcagACTGATGCAGAGGTGTCAGTGCAGCAGTGGGGTTGGGCTGCTAATGGTGTCTGTTCTTGAACTTAGAAATGCAGTCGGTAGACGCTGTTAATGCCTTTTATGAAAACTGAATGTTGGCTGAACAAGTCGTTCATCCAAAGCCTGTAAATAACTATTCTGCATCTGATTTTCCTGGGAGCATCAACCAAATCATGTCCTTAATTACTCTCCTGTGGCTGAACCAGGGCAGAAATGGAAGGGCTGCTTTCTTTTCTGTTagtgcagtgatactcagactgaggctcgcgAACCGTGAgaggctctttaatgtgtctcctgcagctgtTTGCGGCACGTGATATTAAAACAGTGgcatgatttaattattaactaatcaggatgcttttactatgttattaaccaattgaagttgataaaacaataataatacttggtcagtcattttgctgtgagaataaactAAATATTTCTCCCGTCATATTGTTTAAATCTGAATATATAGttctatagtaaatgaaacaaataATTCaaactactgtggctcttttgttGATTgataatttggctcctgaaccaccgaggtctgagtatcactgtgtTAGGGAATGGGTTCTTAACCTGAGGGTTGTGACACACACTCCAACCAGGGGACACAATCCTCCTCCCTTTCTTTATGTCTCGGAGAAAAGGAGTCACAAATCTTTCCTCTGCTGTAAGAGGGTTTCACAGCATGCAAAAGGTTGAGAATAAAGCATTAATTTCTGCCCTGCCAAGTTGTATGATTGCAGACCTATTACCATGTTGCACAAAGCAATACCTCTCAGTACTGAATGCTCAGAGCCATAAGGCCCCTTTGGGCTGCTCTGGCAGCATAAGGGACCCTTTAAGCTTTTGTAAGTGGGAAGCTGAGGACTTCCCTTAGTTCTGGCACAACTGAAAATTGGGTCTGTATATTAAGTGTCCTACTGCTCTTTAATGATATATTGTTGTgttggcttttttcccccctcagaaacaaagaaaaaagtggTAGCCAGCCAGCTAGTTTGGATCACGTCCAGGAGAAAAGATTCCCCCTAAAGGCTCACCAGTCAGAAAGCTACCTGCCAATAGGTATGTCTGTCTGTAGGCAGATTTCTAATAACTCCTTAGAAGATGCATGCCAGCAGGCAGTCAGCCCTCTATCCTGTCTTCAGGTTACATTTTAATATGCTAGAGATTTTGAGAGACTGGAGCCCACATGAAATTCACGGTCTCAGGTGGGAGGGTACTGAATACAGTTAGCATCTGATGACTGTTCAGTGGCCCATGGAAATGGAGTTGTTAGGCTCATTATAGTTACTCGACCAAGTACTCTATTTCGAAGGCACCTATCAGCTTGGTATGGCACCCTAGTGATCAGGTTTACACATCAGAAAAATGATTATTATGATTGGCACTATAGGTCCATTTCTTGGCAGTGTTACCATCTCAACCTTAGAGTTTTACAAGACTCTCAACAGTTTCACTGATACCATCCTGCCCATAGCTTCTTGAGCAGCTTCGGTAAACCTGATGCAATTTTGTACCTTTTGCTGCTATTACTCAGGTAATGCAGCTAATGCAGAATCAGTAGTCTGCTATTTTCCACCACTTGTTACTGCTGGTGGTTGGGGAAGAGGAAGTGGGGCAGCTGTACACTCTATTCCTCTTATCCTCCTTtgatcttcctctctctgcttatATCACAATTCTGCTGTGGCTGTCCCATGTAACTTTCCTGGGAGGCAGCAGTATGAAATTTACAAGAATGTGATCAGTTTCATTTGCATTACCATACTTGCACAATTGCCAGAGAAATTTTGCTTACCttcccctcctcacccaccccacACTCTCCAAGCTACACCCAGAGAGGAAAATTGTAAGGGAACCCCCTTATATGCCAAACAGGAGCACTGTGTGAGGAAGCTTGCACTGAGGTTGTGAGTAGCCCTTTGGATAAATTCTGGCCTTTGGTTTCCAAGGCTGTCAATCTTGAACTTTTCTAGAGCACTAAAtctgtttgaaaaataaaataaaatgggtgTTGTGgattttaaactgatttctaaaggcaggagttctcaaacaTTTCTGTGGTGTGGCCCACACCTTAATAGAGAGATTGTCTAGTCATGAGCATCTCTCCTTCCACCGTACTCCCAGACATAATTGCACAAACTGCCTTCCCTCCCATTTGCAAATCGGATGAATGGCCTTCCTCCCATTCATGATTGCAACAACATTATGTAGTAACTATTGCAATTACCCTGAAAAGTAAAATCAGGAAAGTGTTTCATGTGTGATTTATATTATGATGGTGGCCAGAGGCTCCAATCAGGAGCAAGGCCCCTAGACACCATACAGACATATAGTAGGAGACAGTCCCTCCTCTGGAGACCTTACAGTCTGGAGGTCTTTAATGCAATGCAGCAGCTGGTAATGAGAAGTAAGAGCAGCATGATGTGATCAGTAGCTCTCTGCAGACAACCAGCAAGTGCTCTGTGGGCCACAGTTTGGGAACTTCtgtcttaagaatctgccagccctCATTTGATGTCAAAGGGATGTTTGCCTGTGTGCTAACTGCAGGATGGGGCCTAGTGTGTAAATATTACAGTGCACACACGTTCCCCCACAGTTGAGTCAACTGTCTTCTAGGGATACATAATTAGAATCCCTGAAGTTCATTCTTTTCATACCTCACTACGTGCCCAGACTCCACTTTAAGGAagtttttctttcatttcaaaaCTTGTCATTCTTAAAAATGACTCACAGGCCTTGTGTGGTGCAGCTATAAGATTCCATTTTTATTTGGCAGATCAAGTTACAAACTCACTCCTATTCCAAGCCAGGAGTTTCCAGCTCTGACTGTACAGCCTTTGTGTGCTGTGGGATGTGGGTTATTGTCAGTGTTACCATAGGGTGACATTACAGCCCAGCTGCTCTCTGTAGTTGGGATTTTGTGAGGAGAATTTGCTTGGTAGCTCATCTCTTAAAATATACGTCTTAAACAGTGTTTGACAGAATGAAGAATTTACATGATCTGAAACACTTCCCCCAGtaaacaacaacagcaacaaaaaaaagaACTATAAAGTCTATCTCGGGATTATATGTAGTATTGCCTTAGATGCTATTATTACATCATAAAAATGATTCTGTTCTTCACCTACAGGTTCGAGGCATCCATCTCAGCTACCTGAAGTAGATACAAGCCCGTGTTCAAATTCCCCTGCATTTAGAACAGGCAGTGAACCTACTCTAAGCCCCACAGTAGTTCAGAGGGTCGCTTCCGAGTCGCCAGTAGGAGAAGCTCTTAGAGGATCAGACAGCCAGCTCTATCCCAAGCCTCCACCTAAACCCAACAAAGTGCCCTTGCTGAGGCAACCTCAGTCTCCTTTAGCTTGTCACAGTTCAGAGACACACTACTGTGAATTAAACCCTGCCACTTCCATAGACTGTGGAGCAATACAGCAATCTCTGTCTCCGAAAAGCAGCTACGTGGAGCATCTGATAGCTAAAGAGAATGGATTGCTCTCATTCAGGAACTCTGAAACAAGTTCTCTGATCCATGAAGATGATGCCTTACAGAGCTCAATGGATCCATTAGCAGCTTGGACTGAGATGACTGAAGAGGGCAGCATGTTTGTAGCACCTGTTCTTGAGACAGTCTCCAGTTTTAAACCAAATGATTTTGAATCCAAACTCCTCCCTCCTGAAAACAAGCCACTGGAAACACCAATGTTAAAAAGAGTTAAGGAGCTATTCACCAACAGTAATCCAAAGATTATTGCCCGGCATATGCTTAGAATGGACTGCaaggtaatttttttaattattatttggtTTAATAATTGTAAAGGGAAGTAACTTTTCGGCAGGTCACTGGATACCCTGCCAgattaagctttttaaaaaaagagatttgAAAGAATTAAAGGCGAGATCTGGGACTAAGGTAATGTATGTATTTACTTGGGGGACTTGCAGGGATTTATCAAGGGGTAGGGTTGGAGAAGAGTTTTTAGCCTCGAAGGAATGATTACAAATTTGTCTCTGGACCAAAAATCCCTCTTAGTTGTCCCTAATTTTAGACCTATATTTCCCTCCATTCCAGACAAATTTGATGTTCTCTTTATTTGTTATAGATTTATTTATAGCAGAAATGCTGAATCATGAAACTGAGATTAGGAAAAATGGTATTTATTCCGAAGGAATGAATTCCatatcagagagagagaacagcacACATTGCTCATgttactggaaggcactcagataccaaaATGGTGGGCATGagataagaacctgaatagaatacaATCTGTTTTAGCTTCCTGTCTGAATACTGCTCTTCTAACCCTTGGTTGGGTCTTTGGGCCTTGACAGAATGAGAGGTAGTGAAAGGTGGCTGCAGAGCCTCTAGATGCAGTTCTCTCCTCGCATGCCACTTGTATCCCCTAGTTGCACACCTTGGTAAGCATCAGAAGCATGCAGATATTTTTACAAGGAGGCAGGTTTGGTTATACTGGCAAATCTTTGAGCAGTGATTCTGGAATCGGCAACAtggaaaaaggaagagagaaattcAAGTACAGACAGCCCTTTTTACAGGATAATGATTTTATTTAAAGGGAACATGAAACCCATTTGAATTCTCAGTCATTTGAAGTGGATGGTTGTGAGTGCTGTACCCATTAGAAACACAGTATTTGAGAGAGACAGTGGCATGTCTCACACTCCTTCGGTGTGAATCTGgttccagatcctcaaaggtagttaggcacccaattcccattgaaatcagtagcacTGGGTctagcattgacctgctaaacccagggttgtcagttcaatccttgaggggggccacttagggagcgggggtaaaaaactgtctggggattggtcctgctttgagcagggggttggactagatgaccttctgaggtcccttccaaccctgatagtctatgattctatgataatgaaATCCAGGGGAGTTAGGGTATGTCATAATTGCAATGCTTATGATGCAAATGACATGATCTGTGTGTAACCCACACctcttctgggtgtggtgttctgtcccatctagtagcactaagaccacttagagagcaattaatgagtctgccctacagccttagctaagaggcagttggtttttagctcatgtgataaaggctcatgcactaagctccagaggctcCGGGTTGGATCCCACTGGCCAACGACCAGGATCTGTTAGTATTACATGTGCACAGTTTCAAATAGCGTTTCCTTCTTACTGCCATCAGCTCCATTACACTCCTTTAAACTCTCTATACAATCTATTATATGGTCATTAGAATTGAATAGTTATTGATCGATTCTAAATAATGGTAGCACCAGCCAGCCCACTGCAGAAAGAATGGAAAGGCCTTTCCAGCTCTGCTGCTTCTCGTTAGGAGGGCACTTCCTGTAAAAAGTGCACTGGAAGCCAAAGAGATGGTGCATTGTAGTGATTTCCTAATGGCATATTTGTGCACTCACCTGAGGCTATATAGGTGAAATCAGTGCATCAGTTAATTCAGTCAGTCATTTGGGAACTATATTAGTGAGAAGTGATATTGTTTCTAATATGTTAAAGAAATTTACATCACCTGCCTAATATCCAGAGAGGGGCAATGGCTCCTCCTGAGGCAGAAATGGATAATGCTGTGACTATCATTTTGTTATAACTCAAAACAAACTCTTCTCTCCAATGTTTGCTGTAAAACTTGCCTCATAAAGGTACAGCATTTGTCTCATCTGCTACTCACTGAGCATGAGGTTTAGAAGAGTTggtcagttttttaaaaagatttgtgTGCTCAGTGCCCTAGCAAGGGCTTTTTCTCCCACCCTGTGGTTTCTAATAACTTACATGGAGAACTGCACAGTTTCTCCAAGACTCATTTAGGAGTCAGGTTGGTGAATGGGACATGTGACTACTGTCAGTCAGAAAAATGAACAAATGGTGCAGCAGTGATTTCAGGTGTATTGAGTAATGACAGGTGAACCTGCCTAACATGGATATCACACTTAAGGTAGAAAGAACCAGGTTATGCCAGTTTCCCCAACAAAATGGTACTGCGAGTACTCCCCCAATGCTAGTATGCTTACTATGCATGATTAGCCAGGTAGGGGGTGTGGTTAGCACACCCACCCTGACTACCTGCTGGCATCCACCAGGAGGTGTTGAAGTAGCATACACTGTTTCTTTCTGAGGCAGTGGCACTGGCTGCTTCTAAATGTGCCCCCCAGGCCCTCCTGAGCCCATCTGTCCCTCATACACAGAATGGCTCAGGGAACCTCCACTTAGCAGCTACACCTCTGCACCGCCCTTCCAGAAGAAATGCCAGGATTTGGCTACCTTACAGTCCTAGAATCATAAAAGTATGGGACTAAAAGGGACCTCATCAGGCAGGAACTactaaacctagaccatccctgacagtgtTTGTCCAACTTAAAAATCTATAgtggtggggattccacaacctcccttggaaaacTATTCcggagcttaactacccttatagttagacagtttctcctaatagctaacctaaatctcagttaatgcagattaagcccattacttcttgtcctaccttcagtggacatggagaacaattgttcacagtcctctttataacagcccctaacatatttgaagacttctcaggtccccctcaatcttcttttctcaagactgaacatgtccagtttttcaaactttcctcataggtcacgttttctaagCCTCTTTAGACAAGTAATAATCACACTTCTCTAGCCCTTATTTTTTTGAAAGCCCAGCGCAATCTAACTTATCTAGTACCTTTTCTCCTTCTACCATAGATAATGGCTTTCAATCTAATAGCAAAAGTGTGTGTTGACTGAAGTAATTCCCTTAGATGTACCCTAGTTTAGTAGGAAATCTTAGCTGCTGTAATTAGCCTAGCAAACTTAATTAAGACCTCTGCTTCCATAACGGAACATTAAAATACCTGTAGCAAATGTGGCTGGAGATGCTTCTTTCTGATGGCTACATTGTGCTTCACTCAGTTTGACCCTTTCAAAGTGCCTATGGATTCTCTTTCAGTCTTGCTTTTCCCCCCGATCCTGTGACCATCGGACTAATTTAGATGCAACCTGAAATGACAGCCTGTTCCCTGCCTGTGCTGCTGGGATTGAATGATTGCCATCTGTTTCGAATTGGTTATATACTATTGGTACCACAGAATTCTAAAGTATTACAACAGCTTTGCATACAAACAGGGCCAGATTAAAGCCTGCACACTGTAGATTTGTGTGTAGGGCCCAAGCTCCTGAAGTCTGTTTACATcagaatcttagctttcatttaaaaaataaagtttgtaGCCCTCAGAATTGCGAAGGAACACTCAAACATTGACCAGGTGTAACTGAGGTAGTGATGTCTGCgggtacatccacactacccgccagattggtgGGTAgagatcgatctatcggggatcgatttctcatgtctcatctagacacaataaatcgatccccgaacgtgctcccgtcgactctggaactcctccagggcgagaggcagaagtggagtcgacgggggagccatggcCGTTGATcctgcaccgtgaggacgggaggtaagtcgatctaagatacgtcaacttcagctacgctattctcatagctgaagttgtgtatcttagatcgatcctcccccccgagtgtagaccaggcctgctTGTCTGCAGAAAGCCTGGAACAATAGCTGTGAGAGGAGAAACTGTCCCATTCATATCAATGGGCTATTAACTCCCAGCCCTAGTGCTCTGGTGGCACATACTAGCTCCACTCAAGTAGGGAACTATGTATGGCAGGAGGAGATGAGCAGTGGGTCTGATCCATTCACCCAAGCAGATTAACCCTGGCCTCTCCATGAGGCCCTGTGCCAACACTACTGTCCCTCTGGGAGGGaatggggatcgtccaggggggCAAAGCCACTGGGAACCCAGTGTCATGGTGTGCCTAGAGCTCCATATTGACTTAATCCAGTCCTGCAGACAAAGGTCGGCATTTAGATGCTATGGTGATAGAAAGGCCGATTACATTAGAAATTTGTCAGCATATGAACATTAAAACAATACTCATTAGATAATATGAACATTATTAAGATTCATACAGATCAATAGTTGTTATAGATGTAGCAAATTGCAAATAATCATCCTGTATTTGAAAGGCGAGGACTAATGCAGTGCGGAGGGAAAATAGAGGGCTTTTTTGTATGAATTATTGTCAAACATGGAGCACTCACGTAGTCCTTTCCAAATTCAGAATGCTTTGTGTACATTAAttcatcctcacaacagccctgtggaGTGAAGAAACAGCACTGTTACAGtatttttacagatgaggaaagtgAGGCAAAGAGGTTAAGTATCTTGGCCACAGCGCATTAGTGTCAGAGCAAAGATCAAGCCACAAGACCACTCTGTGCTTTTGTTGATGTGTGGGGATCTGCTTTTGGTCGAGTGCTTGATCAGATCTGTTGTGGGTTTGGCTCTCTTCTCTGGAAGAAAATCTCCTTATGATGATGCttattttctgttgttgttttttaaaaaccagatCAAAGAATTAGTCCTTATTTCTTGGCCATAATTCTTATTTGTTTTCATATACTTGACTCACTAAAGGAAAGCATTTCTAAGTTCTGCACAAAACCTCCTTGTGTGTAATGTACTCAGCATGTTTCTGTTTAACGGGGTATTTTTAAATGGCTTTATATTAGTGTTCTAGCTGTACAGCAAGTTAGAGTAACACCACGAGTGAATCAAACTCCTCCTTTCCTTAAATAAGTCAACTTCCTGGATCAGTGTGTGAGAACTTTTGCGCTTGACAGGTTGCTAGGATACTAGAGGTCTCTGaagagatgaggaggaggatgggagtgAGATCAGGTTTGGAGCTCATTACATTGCCCTATGGACACCAACTGCGCTTGGACATAATTGAAAGGTATCCATTCTTGTTACATTGTGTTTCACTCCTGGGACACTTGGCTAGAGTATCAGTCTGTAGTTGGTATTGGCGTGTCTTATATCTCCAGGTAGAAACACCTTCCTTCCCCAATAAACACTTTACAGTATTCTTGTATACTAGGTTGAAATCCACTGAGAGGTAATTTATTGGGACATGGAGATATTGCATAGCTTTGTGCTTAGGAGCACTCCCAGAGATCATCAGGCAACTCCATGGAGGAAGAGCTTGGCGGGGAAAAACAGCTAGTAAGGGTCTGATTCTGGTAGGGGAACCTGAGCCCGCCCTctgctccaggttccagctctGGGGCCCTCTCTTCAAGGTCTGCCCTGTCCTactccttgctgcttttcccctgaGCCTTTCCCAGCTCTCTGGCTCTCCCCCTTCCCCGAGTTTaccagcccaaactccctcctcccagggagtaactgcagGTACCTCTCTCTTTGCCCCAACCAcgcctcccttctcccaggcagTGACTACAAACTACTCCCCTTGCTGCTCTTCGCTCTTGGGCTTAATACAGGCCCCACCTGTTCCTGTCCAGCGGAGCCTCTTCTCATTAATCCCTGGCTCTTCTGCTAGGTGCGGCTGAAGTGGCTAATTGGCTTATCTAGCCACCTTATCCCTTCAGgccctgtgtggggtggacaccccattgCAGATGTGCAGTAACATAAGGGCAGATCTGCTACCCTGAAGCCTCCAATATATAGTCGGTCTATATCATATAAGTGTACTATTGTCACTGAGCTCCATGTAACAGCAGCATTGTCAGTAGCAAACATTTAACCCTGCCTAGGGACATTAAGGTCTTTTAAGTATTGCCTTTATTTGATCACATCTTATTTCACTAGTTTACTCTAGACATCACTGACTTGCTTCTCTCTAGACACAACACCATGGCAATCGGAATAGCTGTGGATATTTTGGGCTGCACAGGAAACGTAGACGAGAGGGCTGCAACGTTAAACAGGATCATCCAGGTAGCAGTGGAATTAAAGGACCCCCTGGGGGATTTGTACGCATTCTCTGCTGTCATGAAAGCACTTGAAATGCCACAGGTAAAATAATGTTCCCTTTATGGTATTCAAAGAGTTTAATTTTCGTTAGTTaatttttttcaacattttaaagCCCTTAGACAAGTGCTTAGAGATGACAGGAATGGGCATTATAGAATGCCCATCGCCATGTAGACAGACAGATG
Above is a genomic segment from Mauremys reevesii isolate NIE-2019 linkage group 8, ASM1616193v1, whole genome shotgun sequence containing:
- the BCAR3 gene encoding breast cancer anti-estrogen resistance protein 3 isoform X5 — translated: MPKDCNVFQTLIAALCCFYHRKSIIGVKFSKERQVMDNTPEKLKKELEEELLLSSEDLRSHAWYHGRIPRQVAESLVQRDGDFLIRDSLSSPGNFVLTCQWKNISQHFKIHRTVLRLNEAYCRVQYQFELESFDSIPGLVRCYVGNRRPISKQSGAIIFQPVNRTVPLRCLEEKYGVSPARQRECNITEGKTETAKRLSLSIYGVQSQEHSLTKGNLLRNKEKSGSQPASLDHVQEKRFPLKAHQSESYLPIGSRHPSQLPEVDTSPCSNSPAFRTGSEPTLSPTVVQRVASESPVGEALRGSDSQLYPKPPPKPNKVPLLRQPQSPLACHSSETHYCELNPATSIDCGAIQQSLSPKSSYVEHLIAKENGLLSFRNSETSSLIHEDDALQSSMDPLAAWTEMTEEGSMFVAPVLETVSSFKPNDFESKLLPPENKPLETPMLKRVKELFTNSNPKIIARHMLRMDCKVARILEVSEEMRRRMGVRSGLELITLPYGHQLRLDIIERHNTMAIGIAVDILGCTGNVDERAATLNRIIQVAVELKDPLGDLYAFSAVMKALEMPQIARLEQTWITLRRHYTQTAITYEKQLKPFSKALHEGRETISAPQNNITVPLLMPWVTLMEREVVIFDGMDLWENTDQSCEIMLKHLATARFIAQNADMYRMTAERILEGFQPDDEMTEIFKTEFQMRLLWGSKGAQVNQRERYEKFNQILTALSRKLEPPPVKHVEQ
- the BCAR3 gene encoding breast cancer anti-estrogen resistance protein 3 isoform X6 gives rise to the protein MDNTPEKLKKELEEELLLSSEDLRSHAWYHGRIPRQVAESLVQRDGDFLIRDSLSSPGNFVLTCQWKNISQHFKIHRTVLRLNEAYCRVQYQFELESFDSIPGLVRCYVGNRRPISKQSGAIIFQPVNRTVPLRCLEEKYGVSPARQRECNITEGKTETAKRLSLSIYGVQSQEHSLTKGNLLRNKEKSGSQPASLDHVQEKRFPLKAHQSESYLPIGSRHPSQLPEVDTSPCSNSPAFRTGSEPTLSPTVVQRVASESPVGEALRGSDSQLYPKPPPKPNKVPLLRQPQSPLACHSSETHYCELNPATSIDCGAIQQSLSPKSSYVEHLIAKENGLLSFRNSETSSLIHEDDALQSSMDPLAAWTEMTEEGSMFVAPVLETVSSFKPNDFESKLLPPENKPLETPMLKRVKELFTNSNPKIIARHMLRMDCKVARILEVSEEMRRRMGVRSGLELITLPYGHQLRLDIIERHNTMAIGIAVDILGCTGNVDERAATLNRIIQVAVELKDPLGDLYAFSAVMKALEMPQIARLEQTWITLRRHYTQTAITYEKQLKPFSKALHEGRETISAPQNNITVPLLMPWVTLMEREVVIFDGMDLWENTDQSCEIMLKHLATARFIAQNADMYRMTAERILEGFQPDDEMTEIFKTEFQMRLLWGSKGAQVNQRERYEKFNQILTALSRKLEPPPVKHVEQ